GATCAGTTGTATGGATGAAAAAGCTCCATCATAGCACcatataaataaaagcaaattaaaagtataaataataataacaatttttaGTCATAATATTTGTGATTAAATACATGTCATTTTCCTGACTAGCCATTTTGTCAGACTTACAGCCATTTTGACATGTATTTATCACATTGCAAATACAGATTTACGGGTGACATCAAGCTCCGGAGGACACACTTAAATTATTTGGATGTATAGTGTAGATCTACACGTGGCACGCACGACTGTGAGCAGACACACCTCCGCCGAGGACTTGTTTTCCTCGTGTTTAATATTCAAGGTGTGTTCATCGTCTGATATCTGGGGTTGTCGTCTTGATGGCAAGAGGTTTCCTCTTTGATGCTACCGCAAGGGACGACAGTGGGTCCATATCAATGAATCTGCAGCTGCGCTTAAACAAGCTTGCTCATTATCTTTTTAGTACGAGGCCTTTTCAGGAGACCAAGCCATGAATTATTTTCACTGATCATCACCAACGCCTCTCAACTGAGTTGGAGAATATAGTTGGCAGAACTTCCTGGagagtgaataaacagtgctcTAGTGAGTGTGTTCGAACGCTATTTATATTTAAGTGAGTTTGTGTGTTAGTGGAGACAAGAGAGTTTTGAACCAAGACCATCTTTAAAACAGCATCTGAACTCATGCTTCTTATCAGTTAATTCCATTTTTATTAAGATGTTTTTctctggctcttcttcaggtggtcGTCCTGCAGAACAAGCCTGTGATCGGGGAGTGAACTCTGAAGTGTTATCATGAATGATGGAGGCAAACACATCGACATCTTCCCTGCAGCACGCTTCCTCCTCGGCTCTGGCGGCGCTTCTGCCCTCAGCTCCCGGCCGACACGTCAACACTCTTGCCGACAAACACGTCAAGCACCTGGTGGGAGTTTTCTTCCAGGTCACGCTGAATGTTCTGGCTCTGGTCGCCAACACTGCCGTCCTGCTCGCTGTGGTTAAAGCTCCTCACCTGAGGAAGTTTGTGTTCGTGTGCCACCTCTGTGCGGTGGACCTGCTGTGTGCCGTCCTGCTCATGCCTCTGGGCATCGTCTCCAGCTCCTTGTACTTCGCAGATGTGGTGTTCACCATCCTGCAGTGTCAGATCTACCTCTTCCTGAAGGTGCTCCTCATGGCCGcctccatcttcaccatcaCAGCCATCAGTGTGGAGCGCTACTACTACATCGTCCACCCGATGCACTACGAGGTCAAGATGACCCTCAGGTTGACTGCGGCCGTGGTGGTCCTGGTGTGGGTGGCCTCCGTTTTGCTAGGGTTGTCCACTACGTTCGGTTGGCCGGCGTGTGATGGCATCAGCGCAGCCCAATGCTCCTTGATCTGGAGCCACAGAGACCACAGAGAGATCTTCTCTGTTCTCTTCAGCGTCACATGCTTTTGTCTCCCAGCTGTGGTGATCTTCTCTGTCTACTGCAACGTTTATAAGGTGGCTCGAGTGGCGGCACACCAGCACGGGCCACTGCCCTCCTGGACCCACCCTCCAACAAAGAACCGTTCAGACTCCATCAACAGTCACACCACGATAATAACATCCCGCTCGGCTCCGCGGAGAATGGTGTGTGGCCACACTTTGGGAGGCGGGAAAGCTGCTCTCACCCTGATGCTCATCGTTGGACAGTTTCTAATCTGCTGGCTGCCTTATTTCGCCTTCCACATTCACATGACGATAGATCCCACATCCGGCATTCCAGAGGATTTTGAGGACTCCGTCACCTGGCTGGCTTATTCCTCCTTCGCCATCAACCCTTTCTTCTACGGGCTTCTCAACCGTCAGATCAGGGAGGAGCTCTGGAAGCTGAGGAACTGCTACTCCAGACGGCCTGTAGAACCTGCTGTGTCCAGCCATGATGGTTCAGGACCAGAGAACTTCTTACAGTTTCTCCACAGAACAAGCTGCACAGCCGAATCGGGTGCAAGTTTCGTGACGTCTAGTCCGAGAAACACGCTGGACCCAACAGGGTTCAGATTACCGGGACAGATCCCTGAAGAATTGGATTAGAAAACTGCACTGCTGGATAAAGAATTGAAGTGTAAACCACCGGAAAA
Above is a window of Synchiropus splendidus isolate RoL2022-P1 chromosome 6, RoL_Sspl_1.0, whole genome shotgun sequence DNA encoding:
- the si:ch211-213o11.11 gene encoding probable G-protein coupled receptor, producing MMEANTSTSSLQHASSSALAALLPSAPGRHVNTLADKHVKHLVGVFFQVTLNVLALVANTAVLLAVVKAPHLRKFVFVCHLCAVDLLCAVLLMPLGIVSSSLYFADVVFTILQCQIYLFLKVLLMAASIFTITAISVERYYYIVHPMHYEVKMTLRLTAAVVVLVWVASVLLGLSTTFGWPACDGISAAQCSLIWSHRDHREIFSVLFSVTCFCLPAVVIFSVYCNVYKVARVAAHQHGPLPSWTHPPTKNRSDSINSHTTIITSRSAPRRMVCGHTLGGGKAALTLMLIVGQFLICWLPYFAFHIHMTIDPTSGIPEDFEDSVTWLAYSSFAINPFFYGLLNRQIREELWKLRNCYSRRPVEPAVSSHDGSGPENFLQFLHRTSCTAESGASFVTSSPRNTLDPTGFRLPGQIPEELD